A window of Thermodesulfovibrionales bacterium contains these coding sequences:
- a CDS encoding shikimate kinase → MKNIVLTGFMGTGKTEVGKILAKLLGYTFIDADSVIEREQQMAITEIFKKFGEPYFRDLESDVIKRLSQMEKAVISTGGGAVLREENMENLRKKGIIICLMASPDTIYERTKNDTSRPLLHVENPLQRIKELLDFRRPYYERADILIDTDKKTPQEVAQEILEKIKQEYN, encoded by the coding sequence ATGAAGAACATAGTTCTAACAGGATTTATGGGAACTGGAAAAACAGAGGTTGGAAAGATCCTTGCAAAGCTTCTTGGTTACACCTTTATTGATGCAGATTCTGTAATAGAGAGAGAGCAGCAGATGGCCATAACAGAGATATTTAAAAAATTTGGTGAACCTTATTTCAGGGATTTGGAATCAGATGTCATAAAGAGACTTTCGCAAATGGAGAAAGCTGTAATATCTACAGGTGGTGGAGCAGTCCTCAGAGAGGAAAACATGGAGAATCTCAGAAAAAAAGGCATAATAATATGCCTAATGGCATCTCCTGATACAATCTATGAAAGAACAAAAAATGATACATCGAGACCTCTTCTTCATGTAGAAAACCCTCTTCAGAGAATAAAAGAGCTACTTGATTTCAGGAGACCCTATTATGAAAGGGCTGATATACTCATTGATACGGATAAAAAGACCCCACAGGAAGTTGCCCAGGAAATCCTTGAAAAAATAAAGCAGGAGTATAATTGA